In the genome of Persephonella sp. KM09-Lau-8, one region contains:
- the rsmG gene encoding 16S rRNA (guanine(527)-N(7))-methyltransferase RsmG, with protein sequence MIQKLKELAEKNGIYLNEEQLKKFEKYLELLSKWNRVYNLTSIRKKEEIITKHFLDSLTLVKVFERTGISIEGKKIADLGSGGGFPGVPIKIYYGNKIDMYLIEAVQKKCIFLEMLRRELELDYKVLCNRAENINQKFDIILSRATGDTFDVLKWGKDLLKEGGYLIIMKGKKVEEELKPYTLSIKFAGLPERKFVIIQKS encoded by the coding sequence ATGATACAAAAATTAAAAGAGTTAGCAGAAAAAAACGGGATATATCTTAATGAAGAGCAGCTAAAAAAGTTTGAGAAATATCTGGAGCTATTATCAAAATGGAACAGGGTTTATAATCTCACATCAATAAGAAAAAAAGAGGAAATAATCACAAAGCACTTTTTAGATAGTCTCACCCTTGTTAAAGTTTTTGAAAGGACAGGTATATCGATAGAAGGCAAAAAAATAGCTGACCTTGGTTCAGGTGGAGGGTTTCCCGGAGTTCCAATAAAGATATACTACGGAAACAAAATTGATATGTATCTGATTGAAGCTGTTCAGAAAAAATGCATCTTTCTGGAAATGCTTAGAAGGGAGCTTGAGCTGGATTATAAGGTGCTGTGCAACAGGGCAGAGAATATAAACCAAAAATTTGATATTATTCTGAGCCGTGCAACAGGAGATACTTTTGATGTTCTAAAATGGGGAAAAGACCTATTAAAAGAAGGTGGCTATCTAATTATCATGAAAGGAAAAAAAGTTGAAGAAGAGTTAAAACCATATACCTTATCCATAAAATTTGCAGGACTCCCTGAAAGAAAGTTTGTAATAATCCAGAAATCCTAA
- the moaA gene encoding GTP 3',8-cyclase MoaA, translating into MLQEITYLRVSVTDKCNLKCFYCRPDNSEFVPHEEILRYEEIARLVKAMTKYGLKKVRITGGEPLVRPQLEELVRMLREIPEIKDISLTTNGITLAKHAEELRKAGLDRLNISIDSLKPDLFYQITKGRLEDVLEGIRVSKKLGYDPIKVNAVIVKGLNEDEALDFVEFGAEYGVEVRFIEMMPIGGELINWSEEKVKPLDEIKQKIEEKYGKLIPAISIGSGAARVYKVPKLNTKVGFITPISDPFCDGCSKLRLTAEGHIKLCLRTDEEIDAKPVIRNGTDEELDRFIKKVIVEKELSNQKILKSGYAFSDCRRIMTSIGG; encoded by the coding sequence ATGCTGCAGGAAATAACATATTTGAGAGTTTCCGTCACAGATAAATGCAATCTCAAATGTTTCTACTGCCGTCCTGATAATTCAGAGTTTGTTCCCCACGAGGAAATCCTGAGATACGAGGAAATAGCAAGACTTGTAAAGGCAATGACAAAATACGGATTGAAGAAAGTTCGTATAACAGGAGGAGAGCCTCTTGTAAGACCTCAATTAGAAGAACTGGTCAGAATGTTGAGAGAAATTCCGGAAATAAAAGATATATCTCTTACCACAAATGGAATAACACTGGCAAAACATGCAGAAGAACTGAGAAAAGCAGGGTTAGATAGATTAAACATATCCATAGATAGCCTGAAACCAGACCTATTTTATCAGATTACAAAAGGCAGACTTGAGGATGTTCTTGAAGGCATTAGAGTCTCAAAAAAACTGGGATACGACCCAATCAAAGTAAATGCAGTTATTGTAAAAGGTCTAAACGAGGATGAGGCTCTGGATTTCGTTGAGTTCGGAGCAGAATACGGGGTAGAAGTCAGATTTATTGAGATGATGCCAATAGGTGGAGAGCTTATAAACTGGTCAGAAGAAAAAGTCAAACCCCTTGATGAGATAAAACAAAAAATAGAAGAAAAATACGGAAAGTTAATTCCTGCCATATCCATAGGAAGTGGTGCAGCAAGAGTTTACAAAGTGCCTAAGCTCAACACAAAAGTAGGATTTATTACTCCTATATCAGATCCATTCTGTGATGGCTGTTCTAAACTCAGACTAACAGCAGAAGGACATATAAAGCTATGCCTCAGGACAGATGAGGAGATAGATGCAAAACCTGTGATTAGAAATGGAACAGATGAAGAATTAGATAGATTTATAAAAAAAGTTATAGTAGAAAAAGAACTTTCAAACCAGAAAATCCTAAAATCAGGCTACGCATTCTCAGATTGCAGAAGAATAATGACAAGCATAGGAGGATAG
- a CDS encoding glycosyltransferase, producing MYTPSLKGGGVLESNRLLAEGFRKKGYDVLIISNRKTDIEIDGFTHIYLNAGDLTRPFKLKSIIEREKPIAVFGNMLPQNISLSLAKILIRESPKTKYFGFVRTSSSFIEYKAFYKTPYKTFVRKIYENLDKIIAISSIVKKDLQNAFKVDENKIEVIHNPIDLEYIKIISQEALNEFERNIFSKKTILYVGRFSPEKRLDLLIKIFSLINAKLKNINLVLVGTGEEEKNLKELVKIYNIEKNVFFLPYTANPFKYMKNATIFALTSEQEGFGRVVAESMACETPVIAFENEFSGHKDIVINDYNGILIPFGDINSFVEKAYKILEDTDFYKKLKNNALKSSYSFSSEQVIDKLENLFKG from the coding sequence TTGTATACTCCTTCTCTAAAAGGTGGGGGTGTTTTAGAATCAAATAGATTATTAGCGGAAGGATTTAGAAAAAAGGGATATGATGTTCTTATTATATCCAATAGAAAGACAGATATAGAAATAGATGGGTTTACACATATATATCTTAATGCAGGGGATTTAACAAGACCATTTAAACTAAAAAGTATAATTGAAAGAGAAAAACCTATTGCTGTTTTCGGCAATATGCTTCCTCAAAATATATCTTTATCTTTAGCAAAAATACTTATAAGGGAATCCCCCAAAACTAAATACTTTGGCTTTGTTAGAACATCAAGCTCTTTTATCGAATATAAAGCATTCTACAAAACACCTTATAAAACCTTTGTTAGAAAAATTTACGAAAATTTAGACAAGATCATTGCTATATCAAGTATTGTCAAAAAAGATTTACAAAATGCATTCAAAGTTGATGAAAACAAAATAGAGGTAATCCATAACCCTATAGATTTAGAATATATAAAAATAATATCCCAAGAAGCTTTAAACGAGTTTGAGAGAAATATTTTTAGTAAAAAGACAATACTTTATGTAGGTAGATTTTCTCCTGAAAAAAGATTAGATTTGCTTATCAAGATATTCTCATTAATTAATGCAAAATTAAAAAATATAAATCTTGTATTGGTAGGCACTGGAGAAGAAGAAAAAAATTTAAAAGAATTAGTAAAAATATACAATATAGAAAAAAATGTTTTCTTTTTACCATATACAGCCAACCCATTTAAATATATGAAAAACGCCACTATTTTTGCTCTCACTTCTGAACAAGAAGGATTTGGTAGAGTGGTTGCAGAATCTATGGCCTGTGAAACACCTGTAATTGCTTTTGAAAATGAATTTTCAGGACATAAAGATATAGTAATTAATGACTATAACGGTATACTTATACCATTTGGAGATATAAATTCTTTTGTCGAAAAAGCGTATAAGATTCTTGAAGATACTGATTTTTACAAAAAGTTAAAGAATAATGCTCTTAAATCATCATACTCATTTTCTTCAGAACAAGTAATAGATAAATTAGAAAATCTATTCAAGGGATAA
- a CDS encoding glycosyltransferase family 2 protein — MNKLPLSVALISYNEEENISRTLKAIQDIASEIILVDSGSTDKTIEIAKSFGAKVFIEEWKGFREQKNSALEKCSQEWILFLDCDEVVSKELKKSVIDAIKNPFADGYLINRRTVYLGKPLKYAWQPDLKLRLVNKNSNPRWEGGEIHEFLVIDGKVKKIKGDLFHYSYKDIKEHFTKVINYSYIAASELHEKGKKFKLHKIILNPMASFIREYFLKRGFLDGIRGFIVAISATVYSFLKYIYLWEMQKKDGEG; from the coding sequence ATGAATAAGCTCCCTCTTTCTGTTGCTTTAATATCTTATAATGAGGAGGAAAATATAAGTAGAACTCTCAAAGCCATTCAAGATATAGCTTCTGAAATTATTCTGGTAGATTCAGGTTCAACTGATAAAACCATTGAAATTGCTAAAAGTTTTGGTGCAAAAGTCTTTATTGAGGAATGGAAAGGGTTCAGGGAACAAAAAAACTCAGCACTGGAAAAATGCTCTCAGGAATGGATTTTATTTTTAGATTGTGATGAAGTAGTATCAAAAGAGCTTAAAAAATCCGTAATAGATGCTATAAAAAATCCTTTTGCAGATGGATACCTTATAAACAGAAGGACAGTTTATTTAGGAAAACCTTTGAAATACGCCTGGCAACCTGATTTAAAATTAAGACTTGTTAATAAAAACTCCAATCCCCGATGGGAAGGAGGAGAAATCCATGAATTTTTAGTAATCGATGGAAAAGTAAAGAAAATTAAAGGGGATTTGTTTCATTACTCCTATAAAGATATAAAAGAACACTTCACTAAAGTTATTAATTATTCATATATAGCTGCTTCTGAATTGCACGAAAAAGGGAAAAAGTTTAAACTCCACAAAATAATTTTAAATCCTATGGCATCTTTTATAAGAGAATATTTCTTAAAAAGAGGCTTCCTTGATGGAATAAGAGGCTTTATTGTTGCTATCAGTGCTACAGTTTATAGCTTTTTAAAGTACATATACCTTTGGGAGATGCAGAAAAAAGATGGAGAAGGTTAG
- a CDS encoding glycosyltransferase family 2 protein: MEKVSVVIPVYNGEKFIKQAVDCVLNQKYTNIQIVIIDDCSTDKTQDVIFKNFRELIGNKIIYHQNEKNMERVYSRNKGIELSDGEYIFFLDYDDLWTENYIETVIPYFKEFDIVYSFPRTFINEKGETIRKSKKSIQSIEKIIFSGLIGYPSASAFKKSKFPFYKQEYLMREDWEIFVRSFIKGLKIKLLDKNTVFIREHQNRTSKNNISFYKATLKVYSDYKNLVPDSYKADFLFHVGEVCLRYGDIPKGWNLILKSILLKPKIIQDKRKIISLLKRGFRVDRALRFLNSN; this comes from the coding sequence ATGGAGAAGGTTAGCGTAGTTATACCTGTTTATAACGGTGAGAAATTTATAAAGCAAGCCGTTGATTGTGTATTAAATCAGAAGTACACGAATATTCAAATTGTTATCATTGACGATTGTTCTACAGATAAAACACAAGACGTAATTTTTAAAAATTTCAGGGAACTAATAGGAAATAAAATTATTTATCACCAAAATGAAAAAAATATGGAGCGGGTTTATAGCAGAAATAAAGGTATTGAATTATCAGATGGAGAATACATCTTTTTCCTTGATTATGATGACTTATGGACAGAGAATTACATAGAGACTGTTATACCTTATTTCAAAGAATTTGACATTGTTTATTCTTTTCCACGAACATTTATAAATGAAAAAGGAGAGACAATAAGAAAATCAAAAAAAAGTATACAGTCTATAGAAAAAATTATATTTTCAGGTCTTATCGGATATCCTTCTGCTTCTGCTTTTAAAAAAAGCAAATTTCCTTTTTATAAACAAGAATATTTGATGAGGGAAGACTGGGAAATATTTGTAAGAAGTTTTATAAAAGGTCTAAAAATAAAATTATTAGATAAAAATACTGTTTTTATTAGAGAACATCAGAACAGAACCAGCAAAAACAATATAAGTTTTTACAAGGCCACCCTTAAAGTTTACTCAGATTATAAAAATTTGGTTCCTGATAGCTATAAAGCAGATTTTTTATTTCATGTTGGGGAAGTTTGCCTTAGATATGGAGATATTCCCAAAGGATGGAATTTAATCCTAAAATCTATACTATTAAAACCCAAAATCATACAGGACAAAAGAAAAATTATTTCTCTTTTAAAAAGAGGTTTTAGAGTAGATAGAGCATTAAGATTTCTTAACAGCAACTAA
- a CDS encoding O-methyltransferase encodes MEFLVNSKLEEYLENLSVEEDPIVLEMEKYAKEKDFPIIGREGGRLLYLLTRLKNPRLVVEIGSGFGYSAYWFAKGLKKGKVVLIDYQEKNINLAKEFFTKAKLLDKVEFRVGDAIEIGQEYKNIDILFLDLEKAKYMKAIKTLEKNLSPDGIVIADNVLFQGKVLFEPENKKAKILNQFNKYMFENYFSVILPIRDGILVAVKKS; translated from the coding sequence ATGGAGTTTTTGGTAAATTCGAAGCTTGAGGAATATCTGGAAAATCTTTCTGTAGAAGAAGACCCAATAGTTTTAGAAATGGAGAAATATGCTAAAGAAAAAGATTTTCCTATTATTGGTAGGGAAGGTGGACGGCTTTTATATTTGCTAACAAGACTCAAAAATCCCCGTCTTGTTGTAGAAATAGGCTCAGGTTTTGGTTATTCTGCTTACTGGTTTGCAAAAGGATTAAAAAAAGGAAAAGTTGTCTTAATAGATTATCAGGAAAAGAATATAAATCTTGCCAAGGAATTTTTCACTAAAGCTAAATTATTAGACAAAGTTGAATTTAGAGTTGGAGATGCTATTGAAATAGGACAGGAATATAAAAATATTGATATACTTTTTCTGGATTTGGAAAAGGCAAAATATATGAAAGCAATAAAAACTCTGGAAAAAAATCTTTCTCCAGATGGGATAGTAATAGCTGATAATGTTTTGTTTCAGGGGAAAGTCTTATTTGAACCTGAAAACAAAAAGGCTAAAATATTAAACCAGTTTAATAAATATATGTTTGAGAATTATTTTTCGGTTATCCTTCCAATAAGAGATGGGATATTAGTTGCTGTTAAGAAATCTTAA
- a CDS encoding DUF6290 family protein, with product MPAVRMNISLDKEIADELESIAKELGEKKSHIIRDALMYYFDYLDVKIAEERLKRVERGEEELIPFEEVKRRLGLE from the coding sequence ATGCCTGCAGTAAGAATGAATATATCTCTTGACAAAGAAATAGCTGATGAGCTCGAAAGCATAGCTAAAGAGCTTGGAGAGAAAAAAAGCCATATTATAAGAGATGCCCTTATGTATTATTTTGACTACTTGGATGTGAAAATTGCTGAAGAAAGACTTAAAAGAGTAGAAAGGGGAGAAGAAGAACTTATACCTTTTGAAGAAGTAAAGAGAAGGCTCGGATTGGAGTAA
- a CDS encoding type II toxin-antitoxin system RelE/ParE family toxin: MYEIKFTKTALKELNSLNKPIQELIIKKLEILSQNPNLLKNNIKVLKGKCKGLKRLRVGKYRVIFDQKDDELIILIIRVASRGEIY, translated from the coding sequence ATGTATGAAATCAAATTTACTAAAACCGCATTGAAAGAATTAAACAGTCTAAATAAGCCCATTCAAGAGCTTATTATAAAAAAATTAGAAATTCTCTCTCAAAACCCTAATCTGCTTAAAAACAACATAAAAGTTTTAAAAGGAAAATGCAAAGGCTTAAAAAGACTAAGAGTGGGCAAGTATAGAGTAATTTTTGACCAGAAAGATGATGAACTTATAATTCTCATAATCAGGGTTGCTTCAAGAGGAGAAATTTATTGA